One window of the Pedobacter ginsengisoli genome contains the following:
- a CDS encoding VOC family protein: protein MNPKKIWSNLTVSDLDRTTKFYATLGFKSNGRSADLTSFFIGENNFVMHFFLEDKLKANVEIEISDAHIANEVIFTLSAESEDEVNEWEEAVEIAGGKIVSKAQKFGEGYYGLVFSDPDGHKFNVFYM, encoded by the coding sequence ATGAACCCGAAAAAGATATGGTCGAATTTAACAGTAAGTGATCTGGACCGAACAACGAAATTTTATGCAACACTTGGATTTAAATCCAATGGGAGATCAGCCGACCTAACCAGCTTTTTTATAGGTGAAAATAATTTTGTAATGCATTTCTTCTTAGAAGATAAGCTGAAGGCAAATGTGGAGATTGAAATTTCTGACGCACACATCGCAAATGAAGTTATATTCACCCTTTCTGCTGAAAGCGAAGATGAGGTAAATGAGTGGGAGGAAGCAGTTGAAATCGCTGGTGGAAAGATTGTTTCAAAAGCACAGAAGTTTGGAGAGGGGTATTATGGTCTTGTGTTTTCTGACCCCGATGGTCATAAATTTAATGTGTTTTACATGTAA
- a CDS encoding glycoside hydrolase family 99 protein, translating into MNRLRKVIFLLPLVLLFCGSAVAIKPKVFCFYYNWYQTKAFDGVDQHWSHWSNGDPNGYPGGDNIGANFFPSLGNYSTNDPVLVGKHMNMIAKAGINAVFLTWWGKGHFTAKSIPVILDEAKKAGVKVGFQIEPYGNRSPLTVKADVKYIVDTYGKHPAFYYSDEKKPLFFVYDSYLSKAAEWSEVLSPSGNSTIRKTAYDADFIGLWVNDNEHQFFKDSGFDGFYTYFVSKVFRYGSNPNNWAKMQEWAVQNKKIFIPCVGPGYIDERIRPENSANTQSRDNGAYYDDYWMKAIAVKSPYVAITSFNEWHEGTQIEPAKPKRITGFTYLDYNPLSDDYYLTRTRYWTNRFLKK; encoded by the coding sequence ATGAATAGATTAAGAAAAGTTATCTTCCTTTTGCCGCTGGTTCTGTTGTTTTGCGGATCGGCCGTAGCAATTAAACCAAAGGTTTTTTGCTTTTATTACAATTGGTATCAAACCAAGGCTTTTGATGGTGTAGATCAGCACTGGTCGCATTGGAGCAATGGCGATCCTAATGGTTACCCCGGTGGTGATAACATAGGTGCTAATTTTTTTCCATCCTTAGGGAATTATAGTACAAATGACCCCGTGCTGGTAGGCAAACACATGAACATGATTGCTAAAGCCGGTATAAATGCAGTTTTTTTGACCTGGTGGGGCAAAGGTCATTTTACAGCAAAGAGCATCCCGGTGATACTTGATGAAGCTAAAAAGGCTGGTGTAAAAGTCGGTTTTCAGATTGAACCTTACGGAAACAGGTCGCCTTTAACGGTTAAGGCCGATGTGAAATACATTGTTGATACTTATGGCAAACACCCTGCTTTTTATTATTCTGATGAGAAGAAACCGCTTTTCTTTGTTTATGATTCATACTTAAGCAAAGCCGCTGAATGGTCAGAGGTCTTATCGCCATCTGGAAATTCAACAATTAGAAAGACGGCTTATGATGCTGATTTTATCGGTCTTTGGGTTAACGATAATGAGCATCAGTTCTTTAAAGATTCAGGATTTGACGGGTTCTATACTTATTTTGTTTCGAAGGTGTTCCGCTATGGTTCTAACCCAAATAACTGGGCTAAGATGCAGGAATGGGCGGTTCAGAATAAGAAAATATTTATCCCCTGTGTAGGGCCGGGTTATATAGATGAACGTATTCGCCCTGAAAACAGTGCCAACACTCAAAGCAGGGATAATGGGGCATATTATGATGATTATTGGATGAAAGCAATTGCTGTGAAAAGCCCATATGTGGCCATTACTTCATTTAACGAATGGCATGAGGGTACACAAATTGAACCTGCAAAGCCAAAGCGCATTACAGGTTTTACTTACCTTGATTATAACCCGCTGTCAGATGATTATTACCTAACCAGAACGAGATATTGGACTAATCGTTTCTTAAAAAAATGA
- a CDS encoding ATP-binding protein — MWVNKPYLLFLIVLLISSKITTGTTIPVAANPKAVIDLRNQSFDKIVKIGNQWEFYWNQLLEPGDTTAKDGKLVNFPYTWKGFGYATYKVTVLLPHNRKSFLMGMPETYTSYKLYVNGKAEATNGRVGTNKGSAVPYWQPQTVPIAANADTLNLLLQVSNFAHSKGGVKKPITIGNRDEVILRRRQSSAINLVLTGCMLMGGLFFMGLYLLGKNDKAILFFAIFSLVYTYRIIGTDTYVLHTIIPNLSWYLTLRLEYLTLFIGIGLFALYTLNLYPRDINILIAKSICAVCCLFSLAVICLPPFYFTQLINPFLVVMLFSLLYVPYVYIRAYRKNRTGAIYTLMSSFAMFPVFVISLLHYWQIIPPYELISFLCYILFFFMQSLALSHRVSFALKQAKAQAEEGLIAKSEFLSNMSHEIRTPLNAVIGMSHLLSKTNPREDQIEQLDVLRFSANNLLAIVNDILDYHKIESGTISIERSEMDIVSITEYIVKGLEMAAKDKGLILSLTTDKALQNKVIGDPTRTTQVITNLVHNAIKFTEKGSVKVSITVVSQNKTSITLSIEVKDTGVGISKEKLAIVFERFMQVNTSGFKGPKGTGLGLAISKKILELQDSTLNVKSIESKGSTFYFEQTFEKAGKRNESNYNVEETIQNLKPFDGLHILLVEDNPMNILVAQRYLEGWGASIDVALNGFEALHKFDNSRHKIVLMDLQMPILDGYEAARKMRKTGVTKPIVALTANLASEIQDQIKEAGIDDYIIKPFLPEELFKKVMHYTLEDR; from the coding sequence ATGTGGGTTAACAAACCTTATCTTTTATTTCTGATAGTACTATTAATTAGCAGTAAAATAACTACTGGTACTACCATACCTGTTGCGGCTAATCCAAAAGCAGTAATAGATTTGCGCAATCAATCTTTTGATAAAATTGTAAAGATTGGCAACCAATGGGAGTTTTACTGGAACCAGCTTCTTGAACCTGGTGATACAACGGCAAAAGACGGCAAACTGGTTAATTTTCCGTATACATGGAAGGGCTTTGGCTATGCTACCTATAAAGTTACAGTGCTCTTGCCCCATAATAGAAAATCGTTTTTGATGGGCATGCCCGAAACCTATACATCGTACAAACTATATGTAAACGGCAAGGCAGAGGCAACAAACGGAAGGGTTGGCACAAACAAAGGAAGCGCTGTACCCTACTGGCAACCCCAAACGGTTCCAATAGCTGCCAATGCTGATACACTAAATTTGTTATTACAAGTCTCCAATTTTGCCCACAGCAAAGGCGGTGTAAAAAAGCCCATAACAATTGGCAACAGAGATGAGGTAATTCTGCGCAGACGGCAATCATCGGCCATAAATCTTGTACTCACAGGATGTATGTTAATGGGCGGCCTGTTTTTTATGGGCTTATACTTACTTGGCAAAAACGATAAGGCAATCCTCTTTTTCGCTATTTTTTCTTTAGTATATACCTACAGAATTATAGGTACGGATACGTATGTGCTGCACACCATTATACCTAACCTTAGCTGGTACCTAACCTTAAGGCTCGAATACCTTACCTTATTTATAGGTATAGGGCTATTTGCACTTTATACCCTGAATCTGTATCCAAGAGATATTAATATACTGATTGCAAAGTCAATATGTGCAGTATGCTGCTTATTTAGTTTAGCAGTAATCTGCTTGCCTCCTTTTTATTTTACCCAATTAATTAATCCATTTTTAGTAGTAATGCTGTTCAGCCTGCTGTATGTGCCATACGTATACATAAGGGCATACAGAAAAAACAGGACTGGCGCGATATATACCTTAATGAGCTCATTTGCCATGTTTCCGGTATTCGTAATCTCGCTACTTCACTATTGGCAAATTATACCTCCTTATGAGTTAATTAGCTTTTTATGCTATATTTTGTTCTTTTTTATGCAATCGCTGGCCCTATCACACAGGGTTTCGTTTGCATTAAAACAGGCAAAAGCGCAAGCCGAAGAAGGACTTATTGCCAAAAGCGAGTTCCTGAGCAATATGAGCCACGAAATAAGGACACCGCTAAACGCAGTAATTGGTATGAGCCACCTGCTGTCGAAAACCAACCCGCGCGAGGATCAGATAGAACAACTGGATGTGTTGCGTTTTTCGGCGAATAATCTTTTGGCTATAGTAAACGATATTTTAGATTACCATAAAATTGAATCAGGGACAATATCTATTGAACGTTCTGAAATGGATATTGTATCTATTACTGAGTATATTGTTAAGGGCCTTGAAATGGCTGCGAAAGACAAAGGTTTAATTCTTTCCTTAACAACAGATAAGGCTTTACAAAACAAGGTAATTGGCGATCCGACCAGAACTACGCAGGTAATTACAAATCTGGTACATAACGCCATAAAATTTACCGAAAAAGGTTCCGTAAAGGTTTCTATAACCGTTGTATCTCAAAATAAAACATCAATAACTCTTTCTATTGAGGTAAAGGATACAGGTGTAGGTATCTCAAAAGAGAAATTGGCAATTGTATTTGAGCGGTTTATGCAAGTAAACACTTCTGGCTTTAAAGGACCAAAAGGTACTGGCCTCGGATTAGCCATATCTAAAAAAATCCTTGAATTACAAGATTCCACTTTAAATGTAAAAAGTATTGAAAGCAAAGGCTCTACTTTCTATTTTGAGCAAACTTTTGAAAAAGCCGGAAAAAGAAATGAGAGCAATTACAATGTAGAAGAAACTATACAAAATTTAAAACCTTTTGATGGATTACATATTTTATTAGTTGAAGATAACCCAATGAATATTCTTGTTGCCCAACGATATCTTGAGGGTTGGGGAGCCTCAATTGATGTAGCTTTAAACGGTTTTGAAGCTCTTCATAAATTTGATAATTCCAGACATAAAATCGTACTTATGGACTTGCAAATGCCAATTCTTGATGGATATGAAGCAGCAAGAAAGATGCGCAAAACTGGTGTTACAAAACCAATAGTAGCACTTACAGCTAACCTGGCAAGCGAAATACAAGATCAGATAAAAGAGGCAGGTATAGATGATTACATTATAAAGCCATTTTTACCGGAAGAGTTATTTAAAAAAGTAATGCATTATACTTTGGAAGACAGGTAA
- a CDS encoding SDR family NAD(P)-dependent oxidoreductase, with amino-acid sequence MMTSTAFVNKTVIVTGAGQGIGFEICKQLASRGATVLLNDIDEVLANKAAQAIKGAGGNCIACAGDSGDKEFIQSMVDLAVKTSGSLDVVIANAGITLFGDFFTYPQDSLYKVLHTNLGGTFFLAQAAANQMKKQGRGGSLLFTSSVTAHQAHKDLAAYGMTKAALEMLAKNLVLELSPFKINVNTIAPGATLTERTLDDPNYEAVWSRITPMGSPAKTIDIANAALFMVSDGAKHITGQSLVIDGGWSAISPSPNE; translated from the coding sequence ATGATGACTTCAACAGCATTTGTTAATAAGACGGTAATTGTAACCGGTGCCGGACAGGGCATTGGATTTGAAATATGTAAGCAACTGGCATCCAGAGGTGCTACAGTTTTATTAAATGATATTGATGAGGTGCTGGCTAATAAAGCAGCACAGGCTATTAAAGGCGCAGGTGGAAATTGTATTGCCTGTGCAGGCGATTCGGGTGATAAAGAGTTTATCCAAAGTATGGTTGATCTGGCAGTGAAAACTTCTGGCAGCCTGGATGTTGTGATTGCTAATGCAGGTATTACTTTATTTGGTGATTTCTTTACTTATCCTCAGGATTCTTTGTACAAGGTGTTGCATACTAATTTGGGCGGCACATTCTTTTTAGCACAGGCCGCGGCCAACCAAATGAAAAAACAGGGCAGAGGTGGCTCTTTATTGTTTACTTCTTCTGTTACTGCGCATCAGGCGCATAAAGACCTTGCTGCCTATGGTATGACTAAAGCTGCTCTTGAAATGCTGGCCAAAAACCTTGTACTAGAGCTTTCTCCGTTTAAAATTAATGTAAATACCATTGCACCGGGTGCAACCTTAACTGAGCGTACTTTAGATGATCCTAATTATGAAGCGGTATGGTCTAGAATTACACCTATGGGCAGCCCTGCTAAAACTATTGATATTGCCAATGCTGCCTTGTTTATGGTTTCTGATGGTGCAAAACATATAACCGGCCAAAGTTTGGTTATTGATGGTGGCTGGAGTGCAATTAGTCCTTCGCCAAATGAATAG
- a CDS encoding TonB-dependent receptor has product MKTYIIFFLASLISLTALAQVNPSIISSTVKDSKNEAIGGATVRLLKATDTAVINTRTTDVDGKFQFNNIAKGSYLLKITAVGMKEFNSSPLHVEENKGIILPVIVLLPAKSTELAEVVIKAKRPLIQMEIDKTVVNVDAMISSASSNTLEVLEKTPGIVINSNGDITLNGRSGIMVLIDGRSTYMSGRDLSLYLKSLPGSLLDKIELMENPPARYDASGNAIINIKLKKSRIGGFIGSFSTGYSKGEYGRNNTSMNLNYNYKKINLFGSLGYSHEKNYSYDNITRSFFDSSNKPTSTVGLINNQEFKSNGLNANAGLDYAATPNTTYGLQLNINDNKNNDLFNYNSDNYSAGQLDNIGEGNTIGDNKRTNIGSNLNFLHKFGTTGKELSADINYLNYRSTGNQSLVNSLYQPDGEPISNSKFFYDLPSTINIYTAKADYVQTMKNNARFEAGFKSSLVYNDNKSDYYNITDQGPVIDNGQSNHFKFRENINSAYVNATKGWKHLSIQLGLRLENTRSKGEQLGNAAVQGSSFNKNYTQLFPSIFFNYKLDTVGTNTLNFSISKRINRPNYQYLNPFVMFKDKYSYSSGNPELTPQYQMRYELKYQHKQWLRMGLSYNRFTDVIFQTTRVVDDVFIRKPENVAFGYMMILNTSITATPSEWWTLYFEPQLSKMGLDGTAYGEKLNPSTYVARIGVYNRFQLKKGWNAELDSYYASRDLNGQTYTAGRYRVNAAIQKKIWKDKASIRFNMDDIFHSWVARERSVALAQAYSYQIGETDTQRFGISFTWSFGKDTFTRKSKHRNNALDEEKSRM; this is encoded by the coding sequence ATGAAAACATATATCATCTTCTTTTTAGCTTCTCTTATCTCGCTTACGGCCCTTGCGCAGGTTAACCCCAGCATTATTTCTTCAACTGTAAAAGATTCAAAAAATGAAGCCATTGGTGGCGCTACAGTACGTCTGCTTAAAGCCACAGATACTGCAGTTATAAATACACGAACTACAGATGTTGATGGCAAGTTTCAATTCAATAATATCGCAAAAGGCAGCTATTTATTAAAGATAACAGCCGTAGGAATGAAGGAATTCAACTCATCGCCCCTACATGTTGAAGAAAATAAAGGCATCATTCTTCCGGTAATTGTATTATTACCAGCTAAAAGTACAGAACTTGCAGAAGTAGTTATTAAGGCAAAACGACCATTAATTCAAATGGAAATAGACAAAACAGTGGTTAATGTTGATGCCATGATCAGCAGTGCCAGCAGCAATACTTTAGAAGTGCTCGAAAAAACACCCGGCATTGTTATAAACTCCAATGGCGACATTACCTTAAACGGCCGCTCTGGAATAATGGTTTTAATTGACGGGCGCTCTACATATATGTCCGGACGCGACCTTTCTCTTTACCTGAAATCACTTCCCGGTTCTCTTTTAGATAAAATAGAATTGATGGAAAACCCTCCTGCCCGCTACGACGCATCTGGAAATGCAATTATCAATATCAAACTGAAAAAAAGTAGAATAGGTGGTTTTATAGGAAGCTTTTCTACAGGATATTCTAAGGGCGAGTACGGAAGAAATAACACTTCCATGAACCTGAACTACAACTATAAAAAGATCAACTTATTTGGAAGCCTTGGCTATAGCCACGAAAAAAACTATAGCTACGACAACATCACAAGGAGTTTTTTTGACAGCAGTAATAAGCCCACATCAACTGTGGGGCTGATAAACAACCAGGAATTTAAAAGCAATGGCTTAAACGCAAACGCAGGATTAGATTATGCCGCTACTCCAAATACCACCTATGGCTTGCAGCTGAATATAAACGACAATAAAAACAACGACCTGTTTAATTACAACAGCGACAATTACAGCGCCGGACAGCTAGACAACATTGGTGAAGGAAATACCATTGGCGATAATAAAAGGACCAATATAGGCTCTAACCTCAATTTTCTGCACAAATTCGGAACAACAGGAAAAGAACTGTCTGCCGATATCAACTATCTCAATTACCGCAGTACAGGCAATCAATCGCTGGTAAACTCACTTTATCAGCCAGACGGCGAGCCAATTAGCAACAGTAAATTCTTTTACGATTTACCATCTACCATAAATATCTATACAGCTAAGGCAGACTATGTACAAACCATGAAAAACAATGCAAGATTCGAAGCTGGCTTTAAGTCGAGTTTAGTTTACAATGATAACAAGTCTGATTATTACAACATTACCGATCAGGGACCGGTTATCGATAACGGACAATCAAACCATTTCAAATTCAGAGAGAACATCAACTCTGCCTACGTTAATGCCACAAAGGGCTGGAAACACCTGTCTATCCAATTAGGATTACGTTTGGAAAACACCCGGTCTAAAGGCGAACAGTTGGGCAATGCAGCAGTGCAGGGAAGCAGTTTTAATAAAAATTATACCCAACTGTTTCCAAGTATATTCTTTAATTACAAGCTGGATACAGTAGGCACTAACACGTTAAACTTTAGCATCAGCAAAAGAATAAACAGACCAAATTATCAGTACCTAAATCCATTTGTAATGTTTAAAGACAAGTACTCCTATTCTTCAGGTAATCCGGAACTAACCCCTCAATATCAGATGCGTTATGAACTTAAATATCAGCACAAACAATGGCTTAGAATGGGCTTAAGCTACAACCGCTTTACAGATGTAATTTTTCAGACCACACGTGTGGTTGACGATGTCTTTATCAGGAAGCCAGAGAACGTAGCTTTTGGTTACATGATGATCCTTAATACCAGCATTACAGCTACACCTTCTGAATGGTGGACGCTTTATTTTGAGCCTCAGCTTTCAAAAATGGGATTAGATGGCACTGCTTATGGCGAAAAACTTAATCCTAGTACCTATGTGGCCAGAATTGGCGTATACAACAGATTTCAGCTTAAAAAAGGCTGGAACGCTGAACTGGACAGCTATTATGCCAGCCGTGATTTAAACGGCCAAACTTATACAGCAGGCAGATACAGGGTAAATGCAGCAATTCAAAAAAAGATCTGGAAAGATAAAGCAAGTATCAGATTCAATATGGATGACATATTCCATAGCTGGGTAGCCAGGGAACGATCAGTAGCACTGGCACAAGCCTATTCCTATCAAATAGGCGAAACAGATACACAACGCTTTGGCATTTCATTTACCTGGAGCTTTGGTAAAGATACCTTTACACGTAAAAGCAAGCATAGAAACAATGCGCTTGACGAAGAAAAGAGCAGGATGTAA
- a CDS encoding SMP-30/gluconolactonase/LRE family protein — protein sequence MVNKTGAAVLYPSGCVLGESPMWHNERQSCFWVDIEGCMIYEYSLASKTCSQYQLASRVSLIVKSNTADELILGLQGGVARFNLVTETLSIITADLNADWKTYRCNDGGCDNMGRLWISTTELKHKADAGALYCVDKNTKVSEKMDKLSISNGMAWTADNKRLYHTDSITGAIKSYLYDELAGDLEFERIVVQVPLEKGLPDGIALDAEGKLWIALWGGYGVGRFDVESGEMIGFIDIPAPNVSSCAFVGEALDRMIITTAKKEMTENDLKEFPQSGHIFIVGPGVTGAQVFNCAL from the coding sequence ATGGTAAACAAAACAGGGGCAGCAGTGTTGTATCCTTCGGGTTGTGTATTGGGCGAGAGCCCGATGTGGCACAATGAGCGACAGAGTTGCTTTTGGGTGGATATTGAGGGCTGCATGATTTATGAATATAGCTTGGCTAGTAAAACCTGCAGCCAATATCAGTTAGCTAGCCGTGTTTCATTAATTGTTAAAAGCAATACTGCTGACGAACTTATCCTGGGTTTACAGGGTGGTGTAGCCCGGTTTAACCTGGTTACCGAAACCTTATCTATAATTACTGCTGACCTTAATGCCGACTGGAAAACCTACAGGTGTAATGATGGGGGCTGCGACAATATGGGCAGATTATGGATAAGTACTACTGAACTGAAACACAAAGCAGATGCAGGTGCGCTTTATTGTGTTGATAAAAACACGAAGGTTAGCGAGAAAATGGATAAGCTATCTATTTCTAATGGTATGGCATGGACTGCCGACAACAAGAGGCTCTATCATACTGATAGTATTACAGGTGCTATTAAATCATATTTATATGATGAGCTTGCCGGTGATCTGGAATTTGAGCGGATAGTTGTGCAAGTTCCTTTAGAAAAGGGTCTGCCGGATGGCATTGCACTGGATGCCGAAGGTAAGCTCTGGATAGCCCTGTGGGGTGGTTATGGTGTGGGCAGGTTTGATGTAGAATCTGGTGAAATGATTGGATTTATTGATATTCCGGCCCCTAATGTAAGCAGTTGTGCTTTTGTAGGCGAGGCCCTGGACAGGATGATCATCACCACGGCAAAAAAAGAAATGACAGAAAACGACCTTAAGGAATTTCCCCAAAGTGGTCATATATTTATAGTAGGGCCGGGCGTAACAGGTGCTCAGGTTTTTAATTGCGCGTTATAA
- a CDS encoding IlvD/Edd family dehydratase encodes MEKKLRSQQWFGKKGKDGFIYRAWMKNQGIPADEFQGKPVIGICNTWSELTPCNAHFKELAESVKRGVIEAGGFPVEFPVMSLGETLIKPTAMLYRNLVSMDVEESIRANPIDGVVLMCGCDKTTPALVMGACSVDIPAIVVSGGAMLTGKFQGKNIGTSDIWRFSESVRSGIMSEEELNLAEAGMCRSRGHCAVMGTASSMACMVEALGLSLPGNAAIPAADASRKVLAQFSGRRIVDMVREDLKPSDILVRKAFENAIKVNAAIGGSTNFVIHLLAIAGRVGIPLNIDDFDRFSAGIPLIANLQPSGAHFMEDLYYAGGLPAVMKEMQSLLNAECITVNGRSIGQNLERAQTLNQEVIASVESPFKLDSGVAVLKGNLCPHGAIIKPSAANPRLMQHTGKAVVFENIEDYKLRIDDPELEVDPDSVLVLKNTGPKGYPGMPEVGNMGLPKKMLDLGVTDMVRISDGRMSGTGFGTVVLHVSPETAENGTIALVKNGDMIELDVVGRKLNLLVPDDELERRRIALADPVNQFKRGYARLYVEHVEQAHLGADFDFLKGNSGSEVLRDSH; translated from the coding sequence ATGGAAAAAAAGCTTCGCAGTCAGCAATGGTTTGGTAAAAAGGGTAAGGATGGATTTATTTACAGGGCCTGGATGAAAAATCAGGGCATTCCGGCTGATGAGTTTCAGGGTAAGCCTGTTATTGGAATATGCAATACATGGTCGGAACTTACACCTTGCAATGCACATTTCAAGGAACTTGCCGAATCTGTAAAAAGAGGGGTAATTGAGGCAGGTGGTTTCCCGGTTGAGTTTCCGGTAATGTCGTTAGGTGAAACGCTTATTAAACCTACCGCCATGCTTTACCGCAACCTGGTAAGTATGGATGTGGAAGAGTCTATAAGGGCTAACCCTATTGATGGTGTGGTGTTGATGTGCGGGTGCGATAAAACTACTCCGGCGCTGGTTATGGGTGCTTGCAGTGTTGATATTCCTGCTATTGTGGTTTCGGGTGGTGCTATGCTTACGGGCAAATTTCAGGGGAAAAATATAGGTACAAGTGATATATGGCGTTTTTCTGAGAGCGTGAGGTCGGGAATCATGTCGGAAGAAGAACTGAACCTTGCCGAGGCCGGTATGTGTCGTAGCAGGGGACATTGTGCGGTTATGGGTACTGCATCATCTATGGCTTGCATGGTTGAGGCGCTTGGGCTTTCGCTGCCCGGCAACGCTGCTATTCCTGCTGCCGATGCTTCAAGAAAGGTGCTTGCCCAGTTCTCTGGACGTAGGATTGTAGATATGGTTAGGGAAGACCTTAAACCATCTGATATTCTGGTACGCAAAGCTTTTGAAAACGCAATAAAGGTAAATGCGGCTATTGGTGGCTCTACCAATTTTGTTATACACCTGCTGGCCATTGCTGGCAGAGTGGGCATCCCTTTGAATATTGATGATTTTGACCGTTTCTCTGCCGGAATACCGCTGATCGCTAATCTACAGCCATCCGGTGCGCATTTTATGGAAGATCTGTATTATGCGGGTGGTTTGCCTGCGGTAATGAAAGAAATGCAAAGCCTTTTAAATGCAGAATGTATTACTGTAAATGGCAGGAGTATAGGCCAGAACCTTGAAAGGGCGCAGACTTTGAACCAGGAGGTGATTGCATCTGTGGAAAGCCCTTTTAAGCTTGATTCTGGTGTGGCAGTGTTAAAGGGAAATCTTTGTCCGCATGGTGCCATTATTAAGCCTTCGGCAGCTAATCCGCGTTTAATGCAGCATACTGGCAAGGCTGTAGTATTTGAAAACATTGAAGATTATAAGCTCAGAATTGATGATCCGGAACTGGAAGTTGATCCTGATAGTGTGCTGGTACTAAAAAATACCGGCCCTAAGGGTTATCCCGGCATGCCTGAAGTTGGCAACATGGGCTTGCCTAAAAAGATGCTCGATTTAGGAGTTACTGATATGGTACGTATATCTGATGGCCGCATGAGCGGAACCGGTTTTGGAACTGTGGTACTCCATGTATCGCCGGAAACTGCTGAAAACGGTACAATTGCCCTGGTTAAAAACGGTGATATGATTGAACTGGATGTTGTAGGCCGAAAATTAAACTTGCTGGTGCCTGATGATGAACTGGAAAGAAGAAGGATCGCGCTTGCTGATCCTGTAAACCAGTTTAAGCGGGGCTACGCAAGGTTGTATGTAGAACATGTTGAACAAGCACATTTAGGTGCTGATTTTGATTTTTTAAAAGGTAACTCAGGTAGTGAAGTATTACGCGATTCACATTAA
- a CDS encoding sensor histidine kinase, giving the protein MNDTRNISNNTSGIKFKPLISFFGQPLYIFLSFIVAIPIFLVIETYAKSIEVHEDEAVAFAGTVVFFIGLFTGRYIAQIWTVRLKTLPKELALGLFILIVVCIGWLFFHADFPLKGRVAINLLLSWLPFMLISLSLGALIKIVHAVSENRLREARTMAAHSKSELHLLQSQLSPHFLFNTLNNMYGLSITDHEKIPGLLLKLSELLRYSVYDATEIYVPLKDEVAYINNYIDFEKIRIGDRLVLTTEIEEVIMPEIKIAPMLLIVFIENAFKHSKNTIDEKIYIDIKLKTWGNSILFSVKNSYGKEEKERNTLNKSSGFGLDNVSKRLGLLYPGEHELSIKRDNSFYNVILHLKMK; this is encoded by the coding sequence ATGAACGATACAAGGAACATCAGCAATAATACGAGCGGTATAAAATTTAAGCCATTGATTAGTTTTTTTGGCCAGCCACTTTATATTTTCTTATCTTTTATTGTAGCTATCCCCATCTTTTTGGTGATAGAAACGTATGCGAAGTCTATTGAGGTTCATGAAGATGAAGCTGTAGCCTTTGCCGGAACTGTAGTCTTTTTTATCGGGTTGTTTACGGGCAGGTATATTGCCCAGATTTGGACTGTAAGGTTAAAAACTCTTCCCAAAGAGCTTGCTTTGGGGTTATTTATCCTGATTGTTGTTTGTATTGGGTGGTTGTTTTTTCATGCTGATTTCCCTTTGAAAGGAAGAGTTGCTATTAATTTATTACTGTCGTGGCTTCCATTTATGCTCATCAGTTTGTCGCTTGGTGCATTGATCAAGATCGTTCATGCGGTTTCTGAGAACAGGTTACGGGAGGCCAGAACAATGGCTGCTCATAGCAAAAGTGAGCTGCATTTGCTGCAATCTCAATTGAGCCCGCATTTTCTGTTTAACACGCTGAACAACATGTATGGCCTTTCTATTACCGATCATGAGAAAATACCGGGATTACTGCTGAAACTATCGGAATTATTGCGCTATTCCGTTTATGATGCAACAGAAATATATGTTCCATTAAAGGACGAAGTAGCCTACATTAACAACTACATAGACTTTGAAAAGATAAGAATTGGCGACAGGCTGGTATTAACCACAGAAATTGAAGAGGTAATTATGCCCGAAATTAAAATAGCCCCTATGCTTTTAATTGTGTTTATTGAAAATGCTTTTAAACACTCTAAAAATACAATTGACGAGAAGATATACATAGATATAAAATTAAAGACCTGGGGTAATTCTATTCTGTTCTCAGTTAAAAACTCATACGGAAAAGAAGAGAAAGAGAGAAATACGCTTAACAAAAGCAGTGGTTTTGGTTTAGATAATGTTAGTAAAAGACTAGGATTGCTTTATCCGGGAGAACATGAATTAAGCATTAAAAGGGATAATTCATTTTACAATGTTATCTTACATTTAAAAATGAAATAA